The stretch of DNA TGACCGCGTTCCCGCATGCGGAAAAAAATGGCCTGCAGCTTCTGCATCTGCCGGTAGCGGGTCTGCTCATCCACGTTGCCCTGCAACATCTCGATTATGGTGGTGGCATCCTTTATGTCCTGCGCTTCCGGCGGCAGATAGCCTGCGTTCCTGAGCACCTTGTAGGCCATGCGCAGGTCCGGCGGCACCATGGAATCGTCATCCAGTTCCAGCGGTTTGCCCGCACCGGGCAGTTCCCTGAATTCGCCCTTTTCCGTGGCTTCCGATATGCGCTGCTCCGCAATGGCGGCGATGATGTTCATGTTACCGGCCTCTTTCTTCTGCCCGCGCCCTGTCTCAGGCTGCGGCAGCCTCTCCTAGTGCTGTGCAGCTATGGCCTGCAAACCTTCGGTCTTCAGCCATTCGCCAACGGATTGCGCTGCCGAAGCCATGCCCTTTGAAGCGGCATCGGCAATGGCCTGCGGTGTCATGGCGGAAAGAGGCTCATGCACGTCCACGGAACGGGTGAGCAGAAGCACCTTGCCCCGCTCGGTCCACAATGCCATGCGCAGGCTTATCACCATTTCCGACTCATGCTCACGCACTTCAAAGCGCTCCACCCTGCCGGTCAGCACGGCCTGATGCTCCTGCCTGTTGCGCGCGGGCCACACCAGCGTGTACTCGCGGTTGGCCTGCAGGGACGATGCGATACTGACAGTTGCAATGGATGCCGGAGCGCCTTCCCAGTACCAGCGGGTGCTGGGGGTGAGCACATTGCCCCGCGCCATCATCACGGCAGATCTGTCCAGCGCAGGAAAGCTCTCGAAATTCTCCATGAGGATGAGCGGTCCGCCGAAACGGTGCGAGGTACCAAGAGTACCGTCGCCCGTGCTGTTGGCCTGCATTGCGGCAGCCTGACGGGGCGCGATGCGCAGAATCTGCTCTGAAGGAATTTTGCTGCCCACGCAGCCGGAGATCATCACCGCAGCCAGAAGGAAGACAGCCACTAATGCCATACTCCCTGACGCGAATTCACGTCGGATACTGGCGGCGCCAGTGTGTATACTGTTCCGGACACTCTTGCGAACACGAGCCATGATTACTCCTTCATCCTGTCGTCCGGAGGATAGATGACCTGCCACGGACGTTCCTTGAGCGACTGGGTGAGCACCTTGAGATTGTGGGTAAGTTCGGCTGTATTGTCGAGAATCTCTTCAACCACGCGCTGGTCGTAATCAAGATCCTTCTGCAGCTGGCCGCTCAGGCCGGTAACCGAGGCGCCCACCGCCTCCACCTGCGTGCGCAGCACCTTAAGGGTTGTTGCGGTATCTCCGTGCACGCCGGTTATGGCCGCATTAAGGTTGTTTATGGCAGCATTAAGATTCTGTCGGGTTTCGCTCACCATCTGGCGTGTTTCCCGTATGCCGTCTCTGGCATCGTGTGCCACGCCCTTGAAATCGCTGTTCAGTCCGCCGATCATACCATGAGCATCCTTCAGAAGCCCGTTCATCTCCACAAGAATGCTCTGCACCTGCTTGCGGTTGTCCGTATTGAGCAATTCGCGCAGGCTGTCTGCAATCTCTGAAATCTTCGGTTCAAGCTTGGCGGCCATGGTGGCCATGGATGCCGCAACTTCCATGATGTCCGGTGTGGGTTCCTGCGGAATCTCGCTGCCTGGCGGCAGGGCCGGACCGGCCTTGCGCGAAAGGTTCAGCAGCACGAAGTTGTCGCCCACTATGCCTTTCTGCGAAATGGACGCCATGGTGCCGTCGTACACGGTAAAACCATCCTTCAGGCCTATCACCACAAGCACGAGACCGGGGTCGTCCTTGTCCACATCAATTTCCAGCACACGGCCGACATTGATGCCCGCATACTTGACCGGCCTGCCCACATCCAGATTCTTCACCCCGTTGAAGCGTATGACGTAGTGGTCAAGCTTTTCCCAGAACCGGTGGCCGCCGAAAGCAATGATGAAAAGACCTAATATGATAAGCCCCGTAACAACCGTTACGCCGGCACGGGCCATTTCCCTTTTTCCTGCTGCCTGATTCAGCACACTGCTTCTCCCCGTAATATGTTACCGCAGCCCGTCCGCTCTCTCCGCAACCTGCCCTGCATGCAGGACCGGTTACAAAAAGGGCGCCTGACGGATGTTGGGCTGCCGGTCAAGAAACTGTCTGATGTAAATATCTTCAGTGGATTTCAGCGCATCTATGCCGCCCTCGAACAACACCTTGCCACCGTGCAGCACCACAACATGCTCCGCAATGGTGAAAAGGCTGTCGAGATCATGGGTAACAACCACAATGGTCATACCCAATGCCTCATGCAGATCAAGGATAAGCCTGTCCACCTCTGCCGCGGTGATGGGGTCCAGTCCTGCAGAAGGTTCATCGCACAGCAGCATTCTCGGATCCATGACCAGCGCACGGGCCAGTCCCGCCCGCTTGCGCATGCCGCCCGAAAGCTGGTTGGGATAATAGTCCATGAACTGTTCCAGCCCCACCAGCGAGAGCTTGAGCCGCACCATGGTCTGTATGGTGCCTTCATCCAGATTTGTGTGCTCCAGCAACGGCAGGGAAATATTCTCGCCAAGGCTCAGCGACCCCAGCAGCGCGCCATCCTGAAATAGAACGCCCATGTTACGCTTGTGCTTGTAGAACCGGTCCGGACTCATGGCGAACAGGTCTTCGTCTTCAATAAAAATCTTGCCTTCGCTGGGTACGGCCAGACCGAGAATATGCCGCAGCAGCGTTGACTTGCCGCACCCGCTGCCCCCAAGAATGACGGATATCTTGCCGCCGGGCAGTGTAATGTTGGCATCACGCAGGGTGACGTTTCCGGGGTACCCCACCGCAAGATTTTTGGTGGTGATGCTTGGTGCCTTGGGTCTGGATGCCATTGCAGTGCCCGCTTACATGAAGGTGTAGTTGATGGCGGTGAAAAAGAAGTCGAGCAGTATGATCAGGAAGATGGACTGCACCACTGCCTTTGTGGTTCTTCTGCCCACGTCGGCAGCACCGTCGCGGGCCATGAGTCCCTGCCAGCAGGAAATGACAGCAATGGTTATTCCGAAGCCCAGTGCCTTTATGAGACCGGAGAATACATCGCCCACGGTCAGAAAGTTCACGCACTGTTCAAAATAGGTCTTGAGAGTAAGGCCGAGGAATATGGCGGAGAACAACCCGCCGGAGACTATGCCCACAAGGTCTGCCATGAGCGTGAGTACGGGCAGCATAACCGCCATGGCCAGCAGTTTGGGCCAGACGAGAAACCGTATGGGGTCTATGCCGATAACATGCAGAGCGTCTATCTCTTCCGAAATTTTCATGGTGGCCAGTTCGGCGCAGAACGAGGCGCCCGAGCGGCCGGTGAGGATTATGGCAGTGAGCAGCGGGCCAAGTTCCTTGATGATGATGACAGACACCATGTTGGCCACATAGCTGAGGGCCCCCACCTTTTCGAGCTGCCCTGCGGCCTGCAACGCGAGAATCATGCCTGTACAGGCGGCGATAATGGCGACGATGCCGACGGAACCCGTACCCACTGCGGTCATGTGGTTCCAGCTCTGCCATGAATAAAAGGCGCGCCTGTGCCGTAAAATGCCCGTGAAGCACCTGAGCAGATCGTTGATCAGCTTTGCAAGAATAGTCAGCTCACTCCACATGGTGTATTTCGTGTGCTCCTACATCCCGAAGAGAATGCCGACCTGCGTCAGGCTGAACAACTTGCGCACCTGAGGTGAGGCGTCTGTTACCTCAAGGCCTCTTCCGTCCATCATCAGCACCCTGCGGGCTTCAATGAGAACGGCCAGACCCGATGAATCGAGATAGCTGACATTGCCGAGGTCCAGTTTGAGAATGCCGCTGGTTTCCCTGACGGCGCCCAGCAGAAAGCTGCGCACGTCGGGTGTGACTGAATAGTCTATCTCCCCCCGCAACGTAATGAACCCATTGTCCTTGCTTGCAGTCCAAAGATCCTTCGCCGCCATTGCCATCCTCCTGTCCGGCTGCTTCTGCCGCTGCATGCTTCAAACCGGCAGACCATACTCCGGCCACACTCCGATCTTGCCTGGCCATCATGCGGGATCACGCCAGACTTCCAGTAAGGTTATGTCATCATTGCTGGCTATGCCCGCCTGCCACAGATCCACCGCCGCCAGCAGTGCCCTGCCATACGGTGCCGAGCTGGCCGCCTGCAACAATTCCATGACACGCTCTTCACCATACAGTTCATGAGCGGCATCATAAGCCTCTGTTATGCCATCAGAAAGCAGCAACAGAGACTGACCTGACCGCAATTCTACCAAAGTGTCATCATAATGCACATTCTGCTCTATGCCAAGCGGCAACCCTGTGGATACAGGCAATTCCCGCACGGTGCCGGAACTGACAATCAAGGGACGCAGGTGTCCGGCGTTGGCAAAGGTGACGGTCTGTGCAGCCATATCGTACACCGCAATGCATACCGTAACAAACAGGTTGTTTTCCATGTCGTTCAGCAGCATTTCGTTCAATATTTTCAGTATACCCGAGGGAGTTATTTCGCTTGCGGCATGGCTGCGGATGCGCGACCAGACCGCAGTGCCGACCAGTGCCGCACCAAGCCCCTTGCCCGCAACGTCCGCAATGTAGGTGACAAGCCTGCCGTCCGGCAGCGGAATGAAGTCATACATGTCGCCGCCCACATGGATGGCCGGCCTGCTTGTGGCCCACACGTTCCAGCCTTTCGGCATGGCCGGGAGTCTGGGCAGAAAAGCCTTGTGGATATGCGCTGCGGCCTGCAACTGCACGGTCATGCGCTCCTGCTCCAGCAATGCCTCAAGCAACTTGGAACGCACAAGCGCCACACCGGCCAGATGGGCAAAACTCTCGAGAATCTCCAGATCTTCAGTCGTAAAATCACCACCGTCGTGCGGGTTGAGCACCTGTGCCACACCCAGCAGTTCATTCTTGTAGAGTATGGGAACGCAGAGAAGTGAGCGGGTGGTAAATCCGGTTGCAACATCTGCAAGACGGTTTATGCGTGGGTCGCTCCCGCTGCACAGAATGGGTTTTCGTGATTCTGCAACGCAGCCGGCAATGCCTTCGCCCATGTG from Desulfovibrio subterraneus encodes:
- a CDS encoding ABC transporter ATP-binding protein, whose product is MASRPKAPSITTKNLAVGYPGNVTLRDANITLPGGKISVILGGSGCGKSTLLRHILGLAVPSEGKIFIEDEDLFAMSPDRFYKHKRNMGVLFQDGALLGSLSLGENISLPLLEHTNLDEGTIQTMVRLKLSLVGLEQFMDYYPNQLSGGMRKRAGLARALVMDPRMLLCDEPSAGLDPITAAEVDRLILDLHEALGMTIVVVTHDLDSLFTIAEHVVVLHGGKVLFEGGIDALKSTEDIYIRQFLDRQPNIRQAPFL
- a CDS encoding MlaE family ABC transporter permease, whose amino-acid sequence is MWSELTILAKLINDLLRCFTGILRHRRAFYSWQSWNHMTAVGTGSVGIVAIIAACTGMILALQAAGQLEKVGALSYVANMVSVIIIKELGPLLTAIILTGRSGASFCAELATMKISEEIDALHVIGIDPIRFLVWPKLLAMAVMLPVLTLMADLVGIVSGGLFSAIFLGLTLKTYFEQCVNFLTVGDVFSGLIKALGFGITIAVISCWQGLMARDGAADVGRRTTKAVVQSIFLIILLDFFFTAINYTFM
- a CDS encoding STAS domain-containing protein, which produces MAAKDLWTASKDNGFITLRGEIDYSVTPDVRSFLLGAVRETSGILKLDLGNVSYLDSSGLAVLIEARRVLMMDGRGLEVTDASPQVRKLFSLTQVGILFGM
- a CDS encoding ABC-type transport auxiliary lipoprotein family protein codes for the protein MALVAVFLLAAVMISGCVGSKIPSEQILRIAPRQAAAMQANSTGDGTLGTSHRFGGPLILMENFESFPALDRSAVMMARGNVLTPSTRWYWEGAPASIATVSIASSLQANREYTLVWPARNRQEHQAVLTGRVERFEVREHESEMVISLRMALWTERGKVLLLTRSVDVHEPLSAMTPQAIADAASKGMASAAQSVGEWLKTEGLQAIAAQH
- a CDS encoding PP2C family protein-serine/threonine phosphatase, producing the protein MATRQESRLRKLIQANQMLAQMDSLPELLPRLLELAQDVTDAVASSILLYDEEQNVLRFALARNDSPVVAQQILEGDFTLHMGEGIAGCVAESRKPILCSGSDPRINRLADVATGFTTRSLLCVPILYKNELLGVAQVLNPHDGGDFTTEDLEILESFAHLAGVALVRSKLLEALLEQERMTVQLQAAAHIHKAFLPRLPAMPKGWNVWATSRPAIHVGGDMYDFIPLPDGRLVTYIADVAGKGLGAALVGTAVWSRIRSHAASEITPSGILKILNEMLLNDMENNLFVTVCIAVYDMAAQTVTFANAGHLRPLIVSSGTVRELPVSTGLPLGIEQNVHYDDTLVELRSGQSLLLLSDGITEAYDAAHELYGEERVMELLQAASSAPYGRALLAAVDLWQAGIASNDDITLLEVWRDPA
- a CDS encoding DnaJ family domain-containing protein, whose protein sequence is MNIIAAIAEQRISEATEKGEFRELPGAGKPLELDDDSMVPPDLRMAYKVLRNAGYLPPEAQDIKDATTIIEMLQGNVDEQTRYRQMQKLQAIFFRMRERGHAAVVMDMENEYYEKVVNRITISKR
- a CDS encoding MlaD family protein, giving the protein MLNQAAGKREMARAGVTVVTGLIILGLFIIAFGGHRFWEKLDHYVIRFNGVKNLDVGRPVKYAGINVGRVLEIDVDKDDPGLVLVVIGLKDGFTVYDGTMASISQKGIVGDNFVLLNLSRKAGPALPPGSEIPQEPTPDIMEVAASMATMAAKLEPKISEIADSLRELLNTDNRKQVQSILVEMNGLLKDAHGMIGGLNSDFKGVAHDARDGIRETRQMVSETRQNLNAAINNLNAAITGVHGDTATTLKVLRTQVEAVGASVTGLSGQLQKDLDYDQRVVEEILDNTAELTHNLKVLTQSLKERPWQVIYPPDDRMKE